The following coding sequences lie in one Oceanidesulfovibrio indonesiensis genomic window:
- a CDS encoding MBL fold metallo-hydrolase yields MEIAYVHHDCFILFLEDSLNTAFLFDYPDAEHRPEEAAGYVRRQLAGRRVFCFFSHSHADHFSSDVRGLLVDVDSAHYIVSEDVAVMAEAFDPDIHEDVSVVEPDQTITVEELAITGYESTDLGVGFFIRLPGSTVWFSGDVARWSRDEQDEAAQKFANAHFDKTLDALKSIAGRLDVAFAAADPRLPHWAGGLDVARVVRPRVLVPMHGFGRHDDMKKFAEAVGNSTPLFVYEKLGDRYRPSL; encoded by the coding sequence ATGGAAATTGCATACGTCCACCACGACTGCTTTATTCTGTTTCTCGAAGACTCCCTGAATACCGCGTTCCTGTTCGATTATCCCGATGCCGAACACAGGCCGGAAGAGGCCGCCGGGTACGTGCGCAGACAACTTGCCGGCCGCCGGGTTTTCTGCTTTTTCTCCCACAGCCATGCCGACCACTTTTCGTCGGACGTTCGCGGACTGCTCGTGGATGTCGATTCGGCTCATTATATCGTGTCCGAGGATGTCGCTGTCATGGCGGAGGCGTTCGACCCCGATATCCACGAAGATGTGAGCGTGGTTGAGCCGGACCAGACAATCACCGTGGAGGAGCTCGCCATAACCGGCTACGAATCCACGGACCTGGGGGTGGGATTCTTCATCCGGCTTCCCGGTTCTACAGTCTGGTTCAGTGGTGACGTGGCCCGCTGGAGCCGGGATGAGCAGGACGAGGCCGCGCAAAAGTTCGCGAACGCGCACTTCGATAAGACCCTCGATGCGCTCAAGTCCATTGCCGGCAGGCTGGATGTGGCGTTTGCCGCAGCCGATCCGCGTCTGCCGCACTGGGCAGGGGGGCTGGACGTGGCCAGGGTGGTGCGGCCACGCGTTCTTGTGCCCATGCATGGCTTCGGCAGACACGACGACATGAAGAAGTTCGCTGAAGCAGTGGGCAATTCCACGCCGCTGTTCGTCTACGAAAAGCTTGGGGACAGGTACCGGCCGTCGCTCTAG
- a CDS encoding MJ0042-type zinc finger domain-containing protein: MRFKCNSCQRDLNIPDAKLPDAPKFKVKCPHCRKEIVVNRAEKGAVKSSGEGVGRTSSVPYSTIEPEVFPPGANVAFLLVGNKKWSEAAQAGLKQAEYYISQARGPEEAVLKLRLNEYDLVLVEDTPANKVVLEEISTWTGLRRRGLNLVLLGDEASSLDPQIAFRKAVNSYLNINDAARGESLIDSVLKTYKIYYQWFAQVQEVFG, encoded by the coding sequence ATGCGCTTCAAGTGCAACAGCTGTCAGCGCGATTTGAACATACCCGATGCCAAGCTTCCCGACGCGCCGAAGTTCAAAGTCAAATGTCCGCACTGCCGCAAGGAAATCGTGGTCAACCGTGCGGAAAAAGGCGCGGTCAAGAGCAGTGGGGAGGGCGTAGGCAGGACGTCGTCCGTGCCGTACTCCACCATCGAGCCCGAGGTGTTCCCTCCCGGGGCCAATGTGGCGTTCCTGCTGGTGGGCAACAAGAAGTGGTCGGAGGCGGCGCAGGCCGGGCTCAAGCAGGCGGAGTACTACATAAGCCAGGCCCGGGGGCCGGAAGAGGCGGTGCTCAAGCTCCGGCTCAATGAGTACGATCTCGTGCTGGTGGAGGACACCCCGGCGAACAAGGTTGTTCTTGAAGAGATCAGTACATGGACCGGCCTGAGGAGGCGTGGCCTCAACCTGGTTCTGCTGGGTGACGAAGCGAGCAGCCTCGATCCGCAGATTGCGTTTCGCAAGGCGGTAAACTCCTATCTCAACATCAACGACGCCGCCCGTGGCGAATCGCTTATCGACAGCGTGCTCAAAACGTACAAGATATATTACCAGTGGTTTGCCCAGGTCCAGGAGGTCTTCGGGTAG